The following are encoded together in the Xanthomonas sacchari genome:
- a CDS encoding acyltransferase has translation MRYPGLDLLRATAIVWVMLFHSFVVGGLGSDWEWLSRYGWMGVDLFFVLSGFLIGGQVLAPLARGEPLRYGEFYRRRAYRILPAYAVVLALYLAWPGFREAPGIAPWWLFASFTLNLGIDYANQQAFSHAWSLCVEEHFYLVFPLLAAWLLRRPSAPRFVALCVTVVLAGIALRSAIWLHDSALDRIGAGLQRNWFIEDLYYPTWNRLDGLLAGVALAVLKTFRPQQWQRLQRHASTVALAGIVVCALAMWLFRDRTGLLGNAVGWPVLSLGLALLVGAGASTQGWLGRCRVPGAAWLAAVSYSLYLSHKAAFHLTQVWFGAQLDGRGLLAFAAYAGMALLFAAVLHYAVERPFLRLRERRSVPAPLALSGS, from the coding sequence ATGCGCTATCCTGGCCTCGACCTGCTGCGCGCCACCGCCATCGTCTGGGTGATGTTGTTCCACTCCTTCGTGGTCGGTGGGCTGGGCTCGGATTGGGAGTGGCTGTCGCGCTATGGCTGGATGGGCGTGGACCTGTTCTTCGTGCTCAGCGGCTTTTTGATCGGCGGCCAGGTACTGGCGCCGCTGGCCCGCGGCGAGCCGCTGCGCTACGGCGAGTTCTATCGCCGCCGCGCCTACCGCATCCTGCCGGCATACGCGGTGGTGCTGGCGCTGTATCTGGCCTGGCCCGGTTTTCGCGAGGCGCCCGGGATCGCGCCGTGGTGGCTGTTCGCCAGTTTTACCCTCAATCTGGGCATCGACTACGCCAACCAGCAGGCGTTCTCGCATGCCTGGTCGCTGTGCGTGGAAGAGCACTTCTACCTGGTGTTCCCGCTGCTGGCGGCGTGGCTGCTGCGGCGGCCGTCCGCGCCGCGTTTCGTGGCGCTGTGCGTGACCGTGGTGCTGGCCGGCATCGCCCTGCGCAGCGCCATCTGGCTGCACGACAGCGCACTGGATCGCATCGGTGCCGGGCTGCAGCGCAACTGGTTCATCGAGGATCTCTACTACCCGACCTGGAACCGCCTGGACGGCCTGCTGGCCGGCGTGGCGCTGGCGGTGCTGAAGACCTTCCGGCCGCAGCAGTGGCAGCGCCTGCAGCGCCATGCCAGCACGGTGGCGCTTGCCGGCATCGTGGTCTGCGCGCTGGCGATGTGGCTGTTCCGCGATCGCACCGGCCTGCTCGGCAATGCGGTCGGCTGGCCGGTGCTGTCGTTGGGGCTGGCGCTGCTGGTCGGCGCCGGTGCCTCCACGCAGGGATGGCTGGGGCGTTGCCGGGTGCCGGGTGCGGCCTGGCTGGCCGCGGTGTCCTACAGCCTGTACCTGAGCCACAAGGCCGCGTTCCATCTGACCCAGGTGTGGTTCGGCGCGCAACTGGACGGCCGCGGCCTGCTCGCCTTCGCCGCCTATGCCGGCATGGCACTGCTGTTCGCGGCCGTGCTGCACTACGCGGTGGAGCGGCCGTTCCTGCGCCTGCGCGAGCGACGCAGCGTTCCCGCCCCGCTCGCGCTGTCCGGCAGCTGA
- the speA gene encoding arginine decarboxylase → MSDWSLDQARKTYSIPHWADGYFDVDAAGRVVVRPQGADGVAIALPEVVDAARAAGAKLPMLVRFPDILGERLGKLQAAFAQAQSDWDYTGGYTAVYPIKVNQHRGVAGTLASHQGEGFGLEAGSKPELMAVLALSRPGGLIVCNGYKDREYIRLALIGRKLGLQTFIVIEKPSELKLVLEEARALDVKPGLGVRMRLASLGAGKWQNSGGDKAKFGLSPRQVLDLWKTLRDTEYADALNLLHFHMGSQISNVRDIANGMREATRYFVELSKLGAKISHVDVGGGLGIDYEGTRSRSYCSINYGLHSYASNIVQPLASACEEHGLAPPRIVTECGRAMTAHHAVLIANVSEVEQAPEGRVPDAHDDEPAAIRHLREIHAELDQRPAVELFQEAQHFHAEGLSGYALGQIDLTHRARIDDLFYAIAHGVRARLSHEEKSHRPVLDELNERLVDKYFVNFSVFESIPDVWAIDQVFPIVPIERLNEAPARRGVVCDMTCDSDGMVKTYVENESLDSSLPLHALRPGESYRIGFFLVGAYQEILGDIHNLFGDTDAVEVAVDGDGYRIAQQRRGDTTDVMLDYVGYRLDDLRAAYAERVAAAQLPAAQATELADALEAGLTGYTYLSDEPLG, encoded by the coding sequence ATGAGCGATTGGTCCCTCGACCAAGCCCGCAAGACCTACTCGATCCCGCACTGGGCCGACGGGTACTTCGACGTGGACGCGGCCGGCCGGGTGGTGGTGCGGCCGCAGGGCGCCGACGGCGTGGCGATCGCACTGCCGGAGGTGGTGGACGCCGCGCGCGCGGCCGGCGCCAAGCTGCCGATGCTGGTGCGCTTCCCCGACATCCTCGGCGAGCGCCTGGGCAAGCTGCAGGCCGCCTTCGCCCAGGCCCAGTCCGATTGGGACTACACCGGCGGCTACACCGCGGTGTACCCGATCAAGGTCAACCAGCACCGCGGCGTGGCCGGCACCCTGGCCAGCCACCAGGGCGAGGGCTTCGGCCTGGAGGCGGGTAGCAAGCCGGAACTGATGGCGGTGCTGGCGCTGTCGCGGCCGGGCGGGTTGATCGTCTGCAACGGCTACAAGGACCGCGAATACATCCGCCTGGCGCTGATCGGGCGCAAGCTTGGCCTGCAGACCTTCATCGTCATCGAGAAGCCGTCGGAGCTGAAGCTGGTGCTGGAGGAGGCGCGCGCGCTGGACGTGAAGCCGGGCCTGGGCGTGCGCATGCGCCTGGCCTCGCTGGGCGCGGGCAAGTGGCAGAACAGCGGCGGCGACAAGGCCAAGTTCGGGCTGTCGCCGCGGCAGGTGCTGGACCTGTGGAAGACCCTGCGCGACACCGAGTACGCCGACGCGCTGAACCTGCTGCACTTCCACATGGGCTCGCAGATCTCCAACGTGCGCGACATCGCCAACGGCATGCGCGAGGCCACGCGCTACTTCGTCGAGCTGTCCAAGCTGGGCGCGAAGATCAGCCACGTCGACGTCGGCGGCGGCCTGGGCATCGACTACGAAGGCACCCGCTCGCGCAGCTACTGCTCGATCAACTACGGCCTGCATTCCTACGCCAGCAACATCGTGCAGCCGCTGGCCAGCGCCTGCGAGGAGCACGGCCTGGCGCCGCCGCGCATCGTCACCGAGTGCGGGCGCGCCATGACCGCGCACCACGCGGTGCTGATCGCCAACGTGTCCGAGGTGGAGCAGGCGCCGGAAGGCCGCGTGCCCGACGCGCACGACGACGAACCAGCGGCGATCCGCCACCTGCGCGAGATCCATGCGGAACTGGACCAGCGCCCGGCGGTGGAGCTGTTCCAGGAGGCGCAGCATTTCCACGCCGAAGGCCTCAGTGGCTACGCCCTGGGCCAGATCGACCTGACCCACCGTGCGCGCATCGACGACCTGTTCTACGCCATCGCCCACGGCGTGCGCGCGCGGCTGAGCCACGAGGAAAAGAGCCACCGCCCGGTGCTGGACGAACTCAACGAGCGCCTGGTCGACAAGTACTTCGTCAACTTCAGCGTGTTCGAGTCGATCCCCGACGTGTGGGCGATCGACCAGGTGTTCCCGATCGTGCCGATCGAACGCCTGAACGAGGCGCCGGCGCGGCGCGGCGTGGTCTGCGACATGACCTGCGATTCGGACGGCATGGTCAAGACCTACGTCGAGAACGAAAGCCTGGACAGCTCGCTGCCGCTGCACGCGCTGCGCCCGGGCGAGAGCTACCGCATCGGCTTCTTCCTGGTCGGCGCCTACCAGGAAATCCTGGGCGACATCCACAACCTGTTCGGCGACACCGACGCGGTGGAAGTGGCGGTGGACGGCGACGGCTACCGCATCGCCCAGCAGCGCCGCGGCGACACAACCGACGTGATGCTGGACTACGTCGGCTACCGCCTGGACGACCTGCGCGCCGCCTACGCCGAACGCGTAGCCGCCGCGCAGTTGCCGGCCGCGCAGGCGACGGAACTGGCCGACGCGCTCGAGGCCGGCCTGACCGGCTACACCTACTTGTCCGACGAACCGCTGGGCTGA
- the speE gene encoding polyamine aminopropyltransferase, producing MSANDNWYIEHFQPTGSAIGYRITGKLDEVQSPFQKIEIYDTTDWGKLMVIDGAVMLTTRDNFFYHEMISHPALFTHAAPKRVVIIGGGDCGTLREVLKHPGVESATQCDIDEQVTRMAEKYFPELCDSNNDPRAELLFDDGVAYMANCPAGSVDIVIVDSTDPVGPAEGLFNKAFYESCFNALKDDGILVQQSESPLALLDLIKEMRAEMGKAGFASFHTVPFPQPCYPTGWWSVTMARKQGGFDFRQDDAAAKPFATRYYSAHLHTGTQALPPFVAEALGG from the coding sequence ATGAGCGCCAACGACAACTGGTACATCGAACACTTCCAGCCCACCGGCTCGGCCATCGGCTACCGCATCACCGGCAAGCTGGACGAGGTGCAGTCGCCGTTCCAGAAGATCGAGATCTACGACACCACCGACTGGGGCAAGCTGATGGTGATCGACGGCGCGGTGATGCTGACCACGCGCGACAACTTCTTCTACCACGAGATGATCAGCCACCCGGCGCTGTTCACCCACGCCGCGCCCAAGCGCGTGGTGATCATCGGCGGCGGCGACTGCGGCACCCTGCGCGAAGTGCTCAAGCACCCGGGCGTGGAAAGCGCCACCCAGTGCGACATCGACGAGCAGGTCACGCGCATGGCCGAGAAGTACTTCCCGGAACTGTGCGACTCCAACAACGACCCGCGCGCCGAACTGCTGTTCGACGACGGCGTGGCCTACATGGCCAACTGCCCGGCCGGCAGCGTGGACATCGTCATCGTCGACTCCACCGACCCGGTCGGCCCGGCCGAAGGCCTGTTCAACAAGGCCTTCTACGAGAGCTGCTTCAATGCGCTGAAGGACGACGGCATCCTGGTGCAGCAGTCCGAATCGCCGCTGGCGCTGCTGGACCTGATCAAGGAAATGCGCGCGGAAATGGGCAAGGCCGGCTTCGCCAGCTTCCACACCGTGCCGTTCCCGCAGCCGTGCTACCCGACCGGCTGGTGGAGCGTGACCATGGCGCGCAAGCAGGGCGGCTTCGACTTCCGCCAGGACGACGCCGCGGCCAAGCCGTTCGCCACCCGCTACTACAGCGCGCACCTGCACACCGGCACCCAGGCGCTGCCGCCGTTCGTGGCCGAGGCGCTGGGCGGCTAA
- a CDS encoding P-II family nitrogen regulator encodes MKMIMAVIKPFKLDDVREALAAQGVAGITVTEVKGFGRQKGHTELYRGAEYVVDFLPKVKLEVAVSEDQVERVVEAIVKAAATGKIGDGKVFVYDLGTVVRIRTGELDADAL; translated from the coding sequence ATGAAGATGATCATGGCCGTGATCAAGCCGTTCAAGCTCGACGACGTGCGCGAAGCGCTCGCCGCGCAGGGCGTGGCCGGCATCACCGTTACCGAGGTCAAGGGCTTCGGCCGGCAGAAGGGCCACACCGAACTGTACCGCGGTGCCGAGTACGTGGTCGATTTCCTGCCGAAGGTGAAGCTGGAAGTGGCGGTCAGCGAGGACCAGGTGGAGCGCGTGGTCGAGGCCATCGTCAAGGCCGCCGCCACCGGCAAGATAGGCGACGGCAAGGTGTTCGTCTACGACCTGGGCACGGTGGTGCGGATCCGCACCGGCGAACTGGACGCGGACGCGCTGTAA
- a CDS encoding accessory factor UbiK family protein: MIDLNHLDDLARRLSDLVPPGLRQSRDELQSTFKSALQAGLGKLDLVTREEFEVQRAVLLRTREKLEALERSVAALEAARSGPSPSPTA; the protein is encoded by the coding sequence ATGATCGACCTCAACCATCTCGACGACCTCGCCCGCCGCCTCAGCGACCTGGTGCCGCCGGGCCTGCGCCAATCCCGCGACGAACTGCAGAGCACCTTCAAGAGCGCGCTGCAGGCCGGGCTGGGCAAGCTCGACCTGGTCACTCGCGAGGAATTCGAAGTGCAGCGCGCGGTGCTGCTGCGCACCCGCGAGAAGCTCGAGGCGCTGGAGCGCAGCGTCGCCGCGCTGGAAGCGGCACGCAGCGGGCCCTCGCCCAGCCCCACCGCCTGA
- a CDS encoding YifB family Mg chelatase-like AAA ATPase, with product MSLALVHSRARAGVLAPPVRVEVHLSGGLPATQIVGLPEAAVRESRDRVRAALLCAQYEFPARRITVNLAPADLPKEGGRFDLPIALGILAAAGQLDPQVLGQYEFLGELALTGELRPVDGVLPAALAAAEAGRTLIVPADNGAEAALAQHVQAFTARTLLEVCGLLNGSKTLPAATAPPAVAAPFPDLSDVRGQAQARRALEIAAAGHHHLLLIGSPGCGKTLLASRLPGILPEASEAEALESAAIASVSGRGVDPARWRQRPYRAPHHTASAVSLVGGGSHPRPGEISLAHHGVLFLDELPEWNRHALEVLREPLESGQVTVSRAARSAEFPARFQLVAAMNPCSCGWAGDPSGRCRCSEDAVRRYRARISGPLLDRIDLHVDVPRLPPQALRADAPPGESSAAVRERVEQARQRQQARAGRPNGQLGHSETLRDCRLQPRDEALLEQAIERLRLSARSLHRILRVARTIADLDASDAIATAHLTEAIAYRQLDRCEPTASAVGLTSPGARRLVG from the coding sequence ATGAGCCTGGCGCTGGTGCACAGCCGTGCCCGCGCGGGGGTGCTTGCGCCTCCGGTTCGGGTCGAAGTCCATCTCTCCGGCGGCCTGCCGGCCACCCAGATCGTCGGCCTGCCCGAGGCGGCGGTACGCGAATCGCGCGATCGCGTCCGCGCCGCCCTGCTCTGCGCGCAATACGAATTCCCGGCACGGCGGATCACCGTCAACCTGGCGCCGGCCGACCTGCCCAAGGAGGGCGGCCGCTTCGACCTGCCGATCGCGCTGGGCATCCTCGCCGCCGCCGGCCAGCTCGACCCGCAGGTGCTCGGCCAGTACGAATTCCTCGGCGAACTGGCGCTGACCGGCGAACTGCGCCCGGTCGACGGGGTCCTGCCGGCCGCGCTGGCCGCCGCCGAGGCCGGGCGCACCCTGATCGTCCCGGCCGACAACGGCGCCGAGGCGGCACTGGCGCAACACGTGCAGGCCTTCACCGCGCGCACCCTGCTGGAGGTCTGCGGATTGCTCAACGGCAGCAAGACCCTGCCTGCGGCGACGGCGCCGCCGGCGGTCGCCGCGCCCTTTCCCGACCTGAGCGACGTCCGCGGCCAAGCGCAGGCGCGGCGCGCCCTGGAGATCGCCGCGGCGGGGCATCACCACCTCTTGCTGATCGGCAGTCCCGGCTGCGGCAAAACCCTGCTGGCCTCGCGCCTGCCCGGGATCCTGCCCGAAGCCAGCGAAGCCGAGGCGCTTGAGAGCGCGGCCATCGCCTCGGTCAGCGGCCGCGGCGTGGATCCGGCGCGCTGGCGGCAACGCCCGTACCGCGCACCGCACCACACCGCCAGCGCGGTGTCGCTGGTCGGTGGCGGCAGCCATCCGCGTCCCGGCGAGATCTCGCTCGCGCACCATGGCGTGCTGTTCCTGGACGAGTTGCCCGAGTGGAACCGGCATGCGCTGGAAGTGCTGCGCGAGCCACTGGAGTCGGGCCAGGTGACCGTGTCACGCGCGGCACGCAGCGCCGAGTTCCCTGCGCGCTTCCAGTTGGTCGCGGCGATGAATCCCTGCTCCTGCGGCTGGGCCGGCGACCCCAGCGGCCGCTGCCGCTGCAGCGAGGACGCGGTGCGGCGCTATCGCGCACGCATCTCCGGCCCACTGCTGGACCGCATCGACCTGCACGTGGACGTACCGCGGCTGCCGCCGCAGGCGTTGCGCGCCGATGCGCCGCCAGGCGAGTCCAGTGCCGCCGTGCGCGAACGCGTGGAACAGGCACGACAACGCCAGCAGGCCCGCGCCGGCCGGCCCAACGGCCAGCTCGGCCACAGCGAAACGCTGCGCGACTGCCGCCTGCAACCGCGCGACGAGGCGCTGCTGGAACAGGCCATCGAGCGCCTGCGGCTGTCGGCACGCTCGCTGCACCGGATCCTGCGCGTGGCACGCACCATCGCCGACCTGGACGCCAGCGACGCGATCGCCACCGCGCACCTGACCGAGGCCATCGCGTACCGGCAACTGGACCGCTGCGAGCCGACGGCCAGCGCCGTGGGTCTGACGTCACCCGGAGCACGCCGCCTGGTCGGTTGA
- a CDS encoding alpha/beta fold hydrolase: MTIPRTVSPRTALPKPAVRRLGADDALAYLRVGEGAPVLLVHGALCDYRYWAPQVRGLADRLQLSALSLGQYYPRLPSASRHAFGWRWHAQQLAAFIAEEARPMHLVGHSRGAAVAWQAALLRPDAIASLALFDPGGPQPQGLPAAVQAVRAQAIALLQGGQVEAGLECFVDSVSQSGAWARSSASFRQMVRDNAQTLIPQIADALPAYRPEQAATLMMPVLLVAGERSPAQYRDNAAALASWLPQARHEVLAGASHGMTFTHARRCNALLAEWVNAASG, from the coding sequence ATGACCATTCCGCGTACCGTCAGTCCACGCACCGCGTTGCCCAAGCCCGCCGTCCGCCGGCTCGGTGCGGACGATGCGCTGGCCTATCTGCGGGTGGGCGAGGGCGCGCCGGTGCTGCTGGTGCACGGGGCGCTGTGCGACTACCGCTACTGGGCGCCGCAGGTGCGCGGCCTTGCCGACCGCTTGCAGCTCAGCGCGCTGAGCCTGGGCCAGTACTACCCGCGGTTGCCATCGGCGTCGCGGCATGCGTTCGGCTGGCGCTGGCATGCGCAGCAGCTCGCCGCCTTCATCGCCGAGGAGGCGCGGCCGATGCATCTGGTCGGCCACTCCCGCGGCGCCGCCGTCGCCTGGCAGGCGGCATTGCTGCGTCCAGACGCGATCGCCAGCCTGGCCCTGTTCGATCCGGGCGGCCCGCAACCGCAGGGCCTACCGGCCGCGGTGCAGGCGGTCCGCGCGCAGGCGATCGCGTTGCTGCAGGGCGGCCAGGTCGAGGCCGGTCTGGAATGCTTCGTCGATTCGGTCAGCCAGTCCGGTGCCTGGGCGCGCAGCAGCGCGAGCTTCCGGCAGATGGTGCGCGACAACGCGCAGACCCTGATACCCCAGATCGCGGATGCACTACCGGCGTACCGACCCGAGCAGGCTGCCACCCTGATGATGCCGGTGTTGTTGGTCGCCGGCGAACGCAGCCCGGCGCAGTACCGCGACAACGCCGCCGCGCTGGCGTCCTGGCTGCCGCAGGCGCGCCACGAGGTGCTGGCGGGGGCCTCGCACGGCATGACCTTCACCCACGCCAGGCGGTGCAATGCCTTGCTCGCCGAGTGGGTGAACGCTGCCAGCGGGTAG
- the ubiA gene encoding 4-hydroxybenzoate octaprenyltransferase has product MGYERYETPAALPPRARLGQYWKLLRGDRPIGVLLLLWPTWWALWLAADRVPPLWTLFVFTAGVWLTRSAGCVINDYADRWLDPQVERTRSRPLATGAVSGREALAVFALLMLVAFALVLTMNALTIGLSVVGLFLAASYPYLKRYTYLPQVYLGMAFGWGIPMAFAAVRGEVPALGWLLYAVNILWATAYDTWYAMVDREDDLRAGSKSTAILFGELDLVIQGVLYALMFVALAFVGHRADLGVWYWAGLGVAALLVAAEFRMARHRERAACFRAFLHNNWVGLAIFAGIAASLALRATSH; this is encoded by the coding sequence ATGGGTTACGAACGCTACGAAACGCCTGCCGCGCTGCCGCCGCGCGCGCGCCTGGGCCAGTACTGGAAACTGCTGCGCGGCGACCGGCCGATCGGCGTGCTGCTGCTGCTGTGGCCGACCTGGTGGGCGCTGTGGCTGGCTGCCGACAGGGTACCGCCACTGTGGACGCTGTTCGTGTTCACCGCCGGGGTCTGGCTGACCCGCTCGGCCGGCTGCGTGATCAACGACTACGCCGACCGCTGGCTGGACCCGCAGGTCGAGCGTACCCGCAGCCGGCCGCTGGCCACCGGTGCGGTCAGCGGCCGCGAGGCGCTGGCGGTGTTCGCGTTGCTGATGCTGGTCGCGTTCGCACTGGTGCTGACGATGAACGCGCTGACCATCGGCCTGAGCGTGGTCGGGCTGTTCCTGGCCGCCAGCTATCCCTACCTCAAGCGCTACACCTACCTGCCGCAGGTCTACCTGGGCATGGCCTTCGGCTGGGGCATCCCGATGGCCTTCGCCGCGGTGCGCGGCGAGGTGCCTGCGCTGGGCTGGCTGCTGTACGCGGTCAATATCCTGTGGGCCACCGCCTACGACACCTGGTATGCGATGGTCGATCGCGAGGACGACCTGCGCGCCGGCTCCAAGTCCACCGCGATCCTGTTCGGCGAACTGGACCTGGTCATCCAGGGCGTGCTGTACGCACTGATGTTCGTCGCCCTGGCCTTCGTCGGCCACCGCGCGGATCTGGGCGTGTGGTACTGGGCCGGGCTGGGCGTGGCGGCGCTGCTGGTCGCCGCCGAGTTCCGCATGGCCCGGCACCGCGAACGCGCAGCCTGCTTCCGCGCCTTCCTGCACAACAACTGGGTCGGCCTGGCGATCTTCGCCGGCATCGCCGCGTCGCTGGCGCTGCGCGCGACATCCCACTGA
- a CDS encoding GNAT family N-acetyltransferase, translating into MSMPIRVRAFAPADADALATLFHASVRQAGIGDYSAEQVAAWSPSRPDPGTYLRRAVHRTILVAVDATGVVVGYGDLEPDGHIDHLYCHPERVGTGIGSGICAELEAVAQKTGIAVLSVEASEGARRLFARRGFALDSRNAFFFNGVMLHNYRMSKRIA; encoded by the coding sequence ATGTCGATGCCGATCCGTGTCCGTGCGTTTGCGCCTGCCGACGCGGACGCGCTTGCCACCTTGTTCCATGCGTCCGTGCGCCAGGCAGGCATCGGCGATTACTCGGCCGAGCAGGTCGCGGCCTGGAGTCCGTCGCGCCCCGACCCCGGCACCTATCTAAGGCGAGCCGTACACCGGACGATCCTGGTCGCAGTGGACGCAACGGGCGTGGTCGTCGGCTATGGCGATTTGGAGCCGGACGGCCACATCGATCATCTCTACTGTCACCCGGAGCGGGTGGGAACCGGCATAGGCTCGGGGATCTGCGCCGAACTGGAGGCGGTGGCTCAGAAGACCGGCATCGCCGTGCTGTCTGTCGAAGCAAGCGAGGGCGCGCGCCGTCTCTTCGCACGCCGCGGCTTCGCGCTCGACTCCCGCAACGCGTTCTTTTTCAATGGCGTGATGCTGCACAACTACCGTATGTCGAAACGGATTGCCTGA
- a CDS encoding ComF family protein — translation MQSPVNFVSGGLVDGGWRWLQRRLLPERCLVCGEPGVPGLDLCAACRDGVPWNAAACCRCALPLPALDAEQVCGVCQRRPPLLERVASACVYAAPVDGLLRRFKFHQDLAAGRLLAALLQTRCAALPRPQALLPVPLHPARLRQRGYDQALELARPLARALELPLCLDMQRVRATAAQSELDARARRRNLRGAFAVPASVALPAHVALIDDVMTTGATLHAAAKALRRAGVERVDAWVVARVP, via the coding sequence ATGCAAAGTCCTGTCAACTTCGTGAGTGGCGGTTTGGTTGACGGCGGCTGGCGCTGGCTGCAGCGCCGCCTGCTGCCGGAACGCTGCCTGGTCTGTGGCGAGCCCGGCGTGCCGGGCCTGGACCTGTGCGCGGCCTGTCGCGACGGCGTGCCATGGAATGCGGCGGCCTGCTGCCGCTGTGCACTGCCGCTGCCGGCGCTGGATGCCGAGCAGGTCTGCGGTGTGTGCCAGCGTCGGCCGCCGTTGCTGGAGCGGGTCGCCAGCGCCTGCGTATACGCCGCGCCGGTCGATGGCCTGTTGCGCCGCTTCAAGTTCCACCAGGACCTGGCGGCCGGACGCCTGCTCGCCGCGCTGCTGCAGACTCGCTGCGCGGCCTTGCCGCGGCCGCAGGCGCTGTTGCCGGTGCCGCTGCATCCGGCCCGGCTGCGCCAGCGCGGCTACGACCAGGCGCTGGAACTGGCGCGGCCACTGGCCCGCGCGCTGGAGCTGCCGCTGTGCCTGGACATGCAGCGGGTGCGGGCGACCGCGGCGCAATCCGAACTGGATGCCCGCGCGCGTCGGCGCAACCTGCGCGGCGCGTTCGCGGTACCGGCCTCGGTGGCATTACCTGCACATGTGGCGCTGATCGACGACGTGATGACCACCGGCGCGACCCTGCACGCCGCGGCAAAGGCGCTGCGCCGTGCCGGCGTGGAACGAGTCGATGCCTGGGTGGTGGCGCGGGTGCCGTGA
- the bioB gene encoding biotin synthase BioB: MSAVVRHDWQRQELLALFDLPFPELLHRAAAVHREHFDPAQVQVSTLLSVKTGGCPEDCAYCPQAQRYATGVEAQKLMSTEAVLDKARQAKAAGASRFCMGAAWRSPKDRDIPKVAEMIREVKALGLETCATLGMLDGNQAQALKAAGLDYYNHNLDTAPDFYDSIIHTRQYQDRLDTLTHVRDAGLKTCCGGIVGMGESRDQRAGLLQALANLPVHPDSVPINRLVQVAGTPLHGTVELDPFEFVRTIAVARIAMPRAMVRLSAGRESMSDELQALCFCAGANSIFYGEKLLTTGNPDTERDQALFARLGLRPMQVMVDADAHDHPGTVHADITTPPAIAAALV; encoded by the coding sequence ATGTCCGCTGTCGTCCGACACGACTGGCAACGCCAGGAATTGCTCGCCCTGTTCGACCTGCCGTTCCCGGAACTGCTGCACCGCGCCGCCGCCGTGCACCGCGAACACTTCGATCCGGCGCAGGTGCAGGTGTCCACGCTGCTGTCGGTGAAGACCGGCGGTTGCCCGGAGGACTGCGCGTACTGCCCGCAGGCGCAGCGCTACGCCACCGGCGTGGAGGCGCAGAAGCTGATGAGCACCGAGGCGGTGCTGGACAAGGCGCGCCAGGCCAAGGCCGCCGGCGCCTCGCGGTTCTGCATGGGCGCGGCCTGGCGTTCGCCCAAGGACCGCGACATCCCGAAGGTGGCGGAGATGATCCGCGAGGTGAAGGCGCTGGGCCTGGAGACCTGCGCCACCCTGGGCATGCTCGACGGCAACCAGGCGCAGGCGCTGAAGGCGGCGGGACTGGACTACTACAACCACAATCTGGACACCGCGCCGGATTTCTACGATTCGATCATCCACACCCGCCAGTACCAGGACCGCCTGGACACGCTGACCCACGTGCGCGACGCCGGCCTGAAGACCTGCTGCGGCGGCATCGTCGGCATGGGCGAGTCGCGCGACCAGCGCGCCGGCCTGCTGCAGGCGCTGGCCAACCTGCCGGTGCATCCGGATTCGGTGCCGATCAACCGCCTGGTGCAGGTCGCCGGCACCCCGCTGCACGGAACGGTCGAGCTGGATCCGTTCGAGTTCGTGCGCACGATCGCCGTTGCGCGCATCGCGATGCCGCGGGCGATGGTGCGGCTGTCGGCGGGGCGCGAGAGCATGAGCGACGAACTGCAGGCACTGTGCTTCTGCGCCGGCGCCAACTCGATCTTCTACGGCGAGAAACTGCTGACCACCGGCAACCCGGACACCGAGCGCGACCAGGCGCTGTTCGCACGGCTGGGGCTGCGGCCGATGCAGGTGATGGTCGATGCCGACGCGCACGACCATCCCGGCACAGTGCACGCCGACATCACCACCCCGCCGGCGATCGCCGCCGCCCTGGTCTGA